Part of the Bifidobacterium crudilactis genome is shown below.
CTGATTCGGACCTGTACCGTGCTCACCCTGATTGGGTGATGAAAGCCGCCAACAGAGAGCCGATGCTGCACCGACATCAGTTCGTACTCGATCTGAGCAATCCTCAAGCCTACGAGCACATTCTCACGCAAATCAGCAGAGTACTCGAGGAGAACCCCGTCGACTATGTGAAATGGGATCACAACCGGGATCTGCTCGAAGGAGGCTCACCCTCAGCCGGATTCCGCCCGGCGGTCCATGACCAGACACTCGCCTATTGGAAGCTGCTGGAGGACCTGCATCAGCGCTTCCCCGATATCGCATGGGAGTCCTGTGCAAGCGGAGGCGGGCGCATAGACCTGGGAGTCATCGAACGCGTGTCGCGTTTCTGGTCTTCGGACATGACCGATGCCCTCAGCAGACAGCAAATCCAGGAGTGGCTGGTCCAGAATGTCGCGCCGGAGTATTTGGGGGCGCACATCTCCGCACCGACCTCGCATCAGAGCGGACGAAGCTACAGCCTCGCTTTCCGTGCCGCGACCGCGGTATTCTACGGTTTCGGCATCGAGTGGAATCTCGGCGAGGCCTCATCGGACGATCTCGACGAACTCGCCAAGTGGATCGACTGGTACAAGACTCATCGCACAGCTTTGCACAGCGGCCGTCATGTACGTATCGATGTGGCCGATCCGTCGGTTCTCGCATACGGTTCGGTTGCCACCAATGGAAAGGGCGCCCTGATCGCCCATGTGCAATACGAGGAATCGGCATCCAATCGCGGCATGTGGCTTCGTATACCGGGTCTGGACCCAGTGGGTACCTTCGCGTTGAACTGGACCGGGCCCGAACCGGCATCAGCTTCGTTGGAGGAGCTCAACCCAGCCGGACCCACCAACGGGCAGCCGGTAAGCGGAGCGTTCCTGTCAAGGATAGGCGTATGGATTCCACGCTGCCGGCCGGAAACAGCACGCGTGATTGAAATCACCCGTATCTGACATCGCTGCGACCTGTTGCAGCGGAAGGTGCCGGGCTCTCGCCAGCTAACACAGATAACTGCATCACCGGGACGGCAATTCCGGCCAAAGTGGCACAAGAACCCGTCCTGGTGATGCAGTTATCTGTGTTCAGTCGGAGAGTCAGGCGACCGCGTCGTTCTCCACGCCGGCAACGCCGGTATAGTCCACGCCCTTGGTCTCCTTCATCAGCAGCAGGGAAATCAGGGTCAGTACCGACGCCACCGCCAGGTACACGCCCACGAGCCAGGTGCTGCCGCCCGCAAGGCTCCAGAGTGCCGTGGCGATGATAGGCGCCAGAGCGGCCCCGAGTATCGAACTGACATTGTAGGCGATGGCCGAACCGGTGTAGCGCACATTGGTGGGGAACATTTCGGGAAGCAACGCCCCCATGGGACCGAAGGTAACGCCCATCAGCGAGAAGCCGATGATGAGGAACACTTCGACCAACACGGTGTTGACCGGCGTGCCGCTCTTATGATCGAGGAACAGCGGGAAGGCCAGCGCAAAGACGATGATGATGCTGGTGATGATCAGCAGCAGCTTCCTGCGCCCCATCGAATCGGCCATCGGACCCGACAGCAAGGTGAACACGCCGAAGAACACCACGCCGATGATCTGCATGATGACGAAATCGGTATAGGTGATGCCCAGACCCGCAGGGGTGGCGGTGGTCGGTTTCGTTCCATACGACAGGCTGAAGGTCGTCATCAGATAGAAGAGCACATAGGTGGCGAGCATGGCGAAGGTGCCGAGCACCACAGCCTTGAAATGATGCTTCATGGTATCCACGAAGGGTACCTTGACGATGGCGCCCTGCTTCTGCGCCTTTTTGAAGGCGTCGGACTCGACAAGCTTGAATCGCACCCACAGGCCGATGGCGACCATCACCGAGGAGAATATGAAGGGAATGCGCCAACCCCAGGACAGGAAAGCCTCGGACTGCATCAGGCTACTGGTGGGATGCGGGAGCAGGAAATTGATAATCAGGAACAGACCGTTGGCAATGATGAAACCGATCGGAGCGCCGAGCTGCGGGAAGGTGCCATACCAGGCACGCTTGTCTGCGGGAGCGTTCTCCGTGGCTACCAGAGCAGCTCCGGACCATTCGCCACCGATGGCGAAACCTTGCGTCAAACGAAGCAGAAGCAGCAGAATCGGTGCGATGATGCCGATATGGTTGTATGTCGGCAAGAGTCCGATCACGAATGTCGCAATGCCCATCGTCAGCAAGGAAGCAACCAGAGTGGCTTTACGTCCGCGCTTGTCCCCCATGTGACCGTAGAAGACCGCACCGATCGGGCGTGCGACCATCGCAGCGCCGAAGACGGCGAAGGAGGCCAGCAGCGAGGCCGTGTCATTGGCGACAGGGAAGAACAGCTTGGGGAAAACCAGCACGGCTGCGGTGGCATAGACGTAGAAGTCATAGAACTCCACGGTGGTGCCGACCAGGCTCGCTGCAATCACCCTTGCGGGAGAATTCAATGGTTTGGACACGGATGCAGACTCACTGGCCTGCGAGGACGATGAAGACACGATAACCCTTCTGCTCGTGTAAAAACAAGAACCATGACCCAACTGTCATGATGTACTCTCTGCTCAGGCGCTTCGTCCTTGTGGGAACCCGCTGGAGAGCGATACTACCACCACGCTGCCATATACTGAACGGCTTTCCACCATTCGAGCAAATATCTGAATTCCATATGTTTGCCGGTCACCGGCAGGACGCAAGAATTGCGTGAGAAGCACCGACACCACCGGCAAGACCTCAGAGGAGCTGCCGCGGACATCGGAAACATCGTCAGGACATTGCCGAACGCTTCGGAAACACAGCCATGTTTCAATATCGACATGCTGACGTTCTTCTTACAAGGTGCCATCGCTGGACTGGCCATCGCCATACCTGTCGGTTCGAGCTCCGCGCTGACCATGACCATCGGGGCACGCTACGGCTGGAAATCAGGACTGGCGGCAGGAGCAGGGTCGGGCCTGGTGCTGGGTGTCTTCGCATTCCTGGCTGTATTCCTGGGCAAACTGGTGTCACCTGTCATTCAGCGGATAGCACCCGTCCTGCAGTGGGTGAGCTTCGCTATCCTGCTGACTATGGGCGTCTTCATGCTGTTGGGCGCCATCAAAGCACTGAAGACCGCGAACAGCGGCGCGGAGGTCGAGTCCGACGATACGTCCGGCGGAGCCTTGAACAATCCATGGAAGGCCTTCGCGGTTCTGGTCACCGCGACTCTGGCCAATCCCGTCGCCATCGTGTACTTCGCCACGCTGGTGCTTTCCCTGCCACCGGGTATCAACAACCCGCAGAACGGCGTCATGTTCTGCTTGGGCGTGCTGCTGCCCTCCTTATGCTGGATGCTGCTGTTGTCACTCGCCGGTGTGGCGATCGGCATGGTGCTGAAGGGACGTTACGCCCAATTCGCCACCGGCGTGTTCGGCGGGTGCGCCATCATTGCACTGGCGGCGTGGAACGCCTTCTGAAAACGGTCGTCCAGAAGATAACTGCACTAAAAGGACAGCTTTTCAGAAGAATTATTACCGAATTGCTGTCCTTTTAGTGCAGTTATCTCGATCAAGCTCGATTATTGGCGATAGACCTTCGTATATGAGCCTTCGGCGCGGGGGCGGATGACCAGCGAATCGACATCCACGGTATCCGGCAGGTCAATCGCCCATCGGATTGACTCGGCGACATCCCCGGCATCCAAGGGGTCGGGCACACCGTCATACACGCCTGCGGCCTTGCTGGCATCCCCGCCGAAACGTTTGAGCGAGAATTCCTCGGTTTTGACCATGCCCGGCGATACGTCGATGATGCGGACCGGTTCGCCGATCTGTTCAAGCCGCAGCACGCGCGCCATCACTCGCTCGGCGAACTTGGATGCGCAGTAGCCTGCGCCCCCTTCGTACGGTTCGATTCCAGCCGTGGAAGAAACGATAAGCACCGTCCCCTCGGACTCCTTGAGCGTCGGCAGCAGTTTCTGCGTAATCCGCAACGTGCCGATGACATTGAGCTCATACATGCCGCGCCAATCATCGAGATCAGCCGTCGCTACAGGATCCTTGCCGATGGCTCCGCCTGCGCAATTGATCAGAGCCTTGACCGGCCCCTCGGCGACGATTGCCGCGACGGCCGCATCGGTCGAGGCTTCATCGGTGATGTCGCACACCTGATAGCTGGTGCTGCCACCTGCCGCTTCAATCTCTTTCGCGAGCGCCTGGAGCTTTTCCTCCCGTCGGGCAAGAAGCACGACATGCCATCCGTCTTTGGCGAGGACCCTTGCCGTTTCGGCGCCGATGCCGCTCGATGCTCCCGTCACCACCGCACGCTTGACGCTCGATGATGACGACCGTGTTGTTGCTGACGTCTCAGCCATATTGTTTCCTCTCTGTTCACTTCATTGGTACACCGCCGTATGCCGTCACGGGCACCCTACTGCTATAAGCCCAATTCCGAAAGCACGCCGTCGAGGATATCAATGCCCCTCTTGGCTTCCTCCGGGGTAATCACGCAAGGCGGCACCACATGGATGCGATTGTCATGCACATCGACCAGCAGACCGGCATCCATCGCCTTGCTGTGAATCGCCGACATCGTCTCACCGTCAAGCATGTCCTTGCTTTTACGGTCAGCGACCATTTCAGCCACCCACATCACGCCCTTGCCTCGGACGTCACCGATATGCTCGTGCTTGCTTTTGAGGTCGTTGAGTCCGGCGGAAATGACGTCCTCTCCGACGCGATGAGCATTGCCGACGATATCTTCCGCCTCCATCGCCTCCTGCGCCGCGACGATGGAAGCCATGGCCAGAGGATGGCCCGAGTAGGTGAGACCACCGGGGAACACCCGTTCATCGAAGCTGTGGGCAATCTCGTCGGAGAAAATCACTCCGCCTGCGGGCACGTATCCGGAGTTGCATCCCTTGGCGAAGGAGATGAGGTCGGGAACATAATCGAAGGCATCCAGTGCGAACCATTCACCGGTGCGCCCGAAACCTGCCATAACCTCGTCGGTAATCATCAGGATGCCGTATTTCCTGGTAATCTCACGAATACCCTTGAAATAGTCCTTTGGCGGCACCATGACACCCGCAGTCCCCGGAATGGATTCCAGCAGCACAGCGGCGATGGTGTCGGGACCTTCGAAACGAACCACCTGCTCGAAATGCTCCAAGGCGCGGGCGCATTCCTCATCTTCGGTCTGCGCGAAGAACGGGGAGCGATACAGATACGGCGTCATGATGTGCACATGTCCGCGCGAGAAGTCGTTCGGCTTCCTACGCCAATCGCCGGTGGCGGAGATGGCTGCTCCCGTGTTGCCGTGGTAGCTGCGGTAGGAGGAGATGATTTTGTCTCGGCCGGTGAACTGCCTGGCCGCCCGTATGGCGTTTTCATTCGCGTCCGCACCTGCGTTGGTGAAGAACACCTTGGAAAAGCCTTCGGGGGCACGCTTGGCCACCAGGTTCGCGGCACGGCCACGCGCAAGGTTGGCATACCCCGGCCCCAGGGTGCACATCAGCTGTGACTGCTCAGCGATGCCCGCGAGCACTTTCGGATGCTGGTAGCCTATGTTCACATTCACCAACTGGCTGGTGAAGTCGAGATATTCCTTGCCTTCAGCATCCACCAGCGTGGACCCGTGGCCCGTCACGATTTCGAACGGATGTATCTTCTTCTGCGCGCTCCAGGAATGGAACACATGGGCTCTGTCCAAAGCCACAGCGTCATCCCAAATCGCCGAATCCTCAGGAAATTCATGTCCCATTGTGCGCTCCTCACCATCTCAGTCACCGTATGCCGATGTGCATGATTCTTATCGGATGGCTTGATTCTTCGACATGAACATTTCTCGGTCATTTCACGGTCTGCGAGGAATGATGAGGGCGACACCGGAGACGCTCCTGCGGTGAACGCCACCGGAGCTTCGAGGTGAGTGGTCAGAAGCCGAGACGGGTGCGGCCGAACTGGTCAAGCCAGCGAAGGATCGAACCTTCCCTCAGCGCCCACGGGCATATCTCAACCTGTTCCACATCCAGCATGCACATGATTTCGGAGGCCACGATGCCGCCTCCCACGATCTGGACGGTCCGTTCCACCGTGATACCCGGCAACGCCACGCGCTGTTCCGGGGAGATGGCGGCGAGACGGGGAATCCAATCGTCCAGCTGCGCCCTGGTCATAATCCAGCTGTCACCGGAAGGAGTCTGCACGATATTGCCCGCGAGACGCGCCAATGACCGGAAGGTCTTGGAAGTCGCCACGGCGTGATCCGGGCTCTTCTCAGAGTCGAAGGCCTTGGCGATAGGCGCCATGATGTCCCGCACCTTTTCTCGCACCGATTCCAGTTCCTTGGCACTCGCCATGCCTTCGGGAAGAAGCTCACGCGTGATGCGACCGGCCCCTGCGGGCACGGACAGGGCAAGTGAAGGGTCTTCATCGGCTCCCAACGCGACCTCCAACGAGCCTCCGCCGATGTCCAGCACGAGAAGACGCCCCGCATCCCAGCCGTACCAGCGTCTCGCCGCAAGGAAGGTCAGACGGGCCTCGTCATTGCCCGACAGCACCACGACACCCTGCCCGATGTGCTGCTCGATCTGCTGCAAGATCTTCGAACCGTTCGGCGCCTCACGGATGGCCGAGGTCGCCATCGGCAGCAATTGCGTGACATTGTATTCCTCGGCAAGCTTCATCCCCTGGTCGACGCCTGCCAGAATCGCCTCGATACCGGCTTTCTTGATGCAGCCGTCCTCTTTGAGATACTGCATCAGCCGCACTGTGGACTTGGTCGAAGCCTCGGGGTCGGGCCTGGAACCGGGTGCCGCATCAACAATGAGCATATGAATCGTATTGGAGCCTATATCGAGCACTCCCAAACGGGTGGTATCCGAACGATGTTTAGCCATGATTCTCGACTGTAGCAAGCACCATCGCCGTAAGGCGGCCTTCATTCCTCAGCCATGTGGCGTAATCGTCGAATTCAGAGCACAAAACCCAGTTCCTTCGCGGCATCGCTGGGGGTAGGGTCATACGACCACAGTTCCTCGAGATTCTCGTTGGTCGTCAGACTGCGAATCTCCGCCTTGTCGATGTAGAGTTCGCCGGAGAGATGGTCGGTCTCGTGCTGGAAAATGCGGGCAGGCCAGCCATGCAGATGCTCTTCGTGCTGCTTGCCTTTGGCGTCCTCCCACCGTGCGGTGATGTCCAGCCAACGCCGACGGACCGCCTGATAGCCATCGAAGGAGAGACATCCTTCATAGAAGCTGCGCGTGGCATCGCCTATCGGCTCATAACTGGGATTGATGATCTCGTGGAAGGGCAATTCCGCTATTTCACGCGGATCGTCGTATTCCTCATCCTCTGCCGTGTCCACGATGCCCGCATCATAATCGTCGCCGCTCTCATCGTCGGCACGCACATGGTCCTCGACGACGGCTATGGCGAGACCCACACCAATCTGAGGACCCGCAAGCCCCACACCAGGAGCCTCGAGCATCGTGATGCGCATGGCATTGATAAGCCGGGCCAGGGTCCTTCTGGACAGCTGTCCGTCCACGCGTTCGGTTTGCTGACGCAGCACCACCTCGCCTGCCTGAACAATCGGCAGCAGATGCTTCCTTCCGGCATCGTGCAGCAACTGCTCGACTTCCTGATTCCACGTTGTGGCGTTTCGCACCGTCATCTCCAAATTCCTACAGACTCAATTCGTCGGCCACGACCTGCGCCAAACGATGGCAGACCTCGTCAGCCTGCTGCTGGGTCTCCGCCTCAGCCATAACACGGACCAGTGGCTCGGTGCCGCTCGGACGCAACAGCACCCTGCCGGTCTCGCCCAACAAGGCCTCTTCGCGTTCCACCGCAGCCTGCACCTTCGCGTTGGTCGGTGCGGCGAGTTTATCGACATTGGGAACGTTGATCAGCTGCTGCGGCAATTGCGGGAAGTCGGCGGCCAATTCCTTGAGGCTGCGCCCGGTACGAACCACCTCATTGGCGAGTGTCAGCGCGGTCAGAGTACCGTCACCGGTGGTGGCGAACTCGCGGTTGATGACATGGCCGGACTGTTCACCGCCGAGGGTGAACCCTCCACGCAGCATTTCCTCCAACACATAGCGATCACCCACACCGGTCTGCACCGTGGCGATGCCCATATCCTTCAGCGCGAGCTTCAACCCGAGATTGCTCATGACGGTGACCACCAAAGTGTTGTTGGCCAGCTTGCCCTCGCGCTGCTTGGCGTGGGCCAGAATCCCCATGATCTGGTCGCCGTTGACCATTGTGCCATCCTCGTCGACCGCAAGGCACCTGTCGGCATCCCCGTCGAAGGCCACTCCCATCACGGCGTCGGAAGCCTTCACCATGGCCTGCAGCTGCTCCGGATGCGTGGAACCCGCATGCTTGTTGATGTTGTATCCGTCAGGCGAAGCATTGATGACCACCACATCGGCACCCGCCTGGCGAAGGGCCTCCGGTGCCACCACCGATGTGGCGCCGTTCGCGCAGTCGGCGACGATGCGAAGGCCCGCCAAAGGCTTCGGTCTGGTCTTATCCGCGCCTGTCGGCGCAACGGCACTCACCAGGTGGTCGATGTACATATTCGTCGCGGTGACCGTGTCGTGGGACACACGTCCGACGCCCTCGCCGGTCGGCCGTTCCCACTCGGCTCCGAGAACCTTCTCGATTTCGTCCTCTTTGGTGTCGGCGAGCTTGAACCCGCCCCGGGCGAAGAATTTGATGCCGTTGTCGGGCATGGGATTATGCGATGCGGAGATAACCGCACCCATCTCGACGTTCAGCACCGACGTCAGATAGGCGATGCCGGGCGTAGGGATGATGCCGACATCGATGACATCGAAGCCGCCCGAGCTCATGCCCGCAGCAAGGGCGGACGCCAGAAAATCGCCTGAAACACGGGTGTCGCGACCTATCAGCGCACGTCGACGCCCACCGTTCTGGTCGCTGCTCCCCAACACCCGAACGGCCGCATCACCCAAATCCAAAGCCAACTGCGCCGTCAGCTTCCTATTGGCCAATCCTCGCACGCCGTCAGTTCCAAATAGCCTTGGCATCTTGCTCCTCGTCTCTGCGCTTATCACCACGATATATGGTAACCGTCACGATGCATATTGCTGCATGCAGTCGTGCAATCGACCGGAACTCTTCGCATTTGGCACGAATCGAACCATCACTGCTTGTAACCGCCGCGAAAAGCTCCGAAAAAACGGCACCGCCCTGCAAGGATGAACCATGCAGGGCAGTCCCGTCAACCGTTCCCGGCCGTCGTCACCGATGCTCAGGCGAGCTGCTCGTTGAAGCTGCGGACCTTGAGAGTACGGCGTGATTCCTCGGTGTTCTTGATGATCATGCCTCTGAGCGCACGGTCTGCATCCTGGTGGGATTCAAGCCACTGCTCCCCTGCCTTGACCAGCTTGGTCGGGTCGGCGTAACGCGGGTAGAGACCACGTCCGGAAAGCGGGTCGATGAGGCTTTCGGCGACGTGGAAGGACTTGTTCTTCCAAATCCAGTCGACGCTGTCGAAATAGCGCTGCACGTAATCGACGTACAAAGCCGGGATCGCGTTATCCGAGAATCCTCCGGCGACCTCCTCGATCTGCGAGTTCGTGAGCTTCTCATCGTGCAGGGCGGCATCCCAAGCCCATGCCTTCACCTTGTCGGTAGGCACGGAGGCCTTCGCACCGATGGCGAATTCCCTGTTTTCCGTGGTGTCCTTCTTGGACAGTTCGGCATCGATCTCACCGTCAGCCAGAAGGTCCTGAGCTGCGAGCGCCGTGATAATCGCCCAACGCAGGTTGTTGTCAACAGTCAGACCTTCAAGCTTGAGGTCGCCCGAGAGCAGACCGCGAGCATGGTCCTCGAAATCAGGGTCAACGCCATATCCGAGGTATGAACGCACCAGCTGGAATTGCTCGTCGGAACCGGCTTCGCTCCGAAGCGCCAGATCCCAGAGCTGCTGCGCGACGAATGAGAGCACGGTCTCGCGGCGACGTCCGGCCACATAGCTGTG
Proteins encoded:
- the glmM gene encoding phosphoglucosamine mutase, with the translated sequence MPRLFGTDGVRGLANRKLTAQLALDLGDAAVRVLGSSDQNGGRRRALIGRDTRVSGDFLASALAAGMSSGGFDVIDVGIIPTPGIAYLTSVLNVEMGAVISASHNPMPDNGIKFFARGGFKLADTKEDEIEKVLGAEWERPTGEGVGRVSHDTVTATNMYIDHLVSAVAPTGADKTRPKPLAGLRIVADCANGATSVVAPEALRQAGADVVVINASPDGYNINKHAGSTHPEQLQAMVKASDAVMGVAFDGDADRCLAVDEDGTMVNGDQIMGILAHAKQREGKLANNTLVVTVMSNLGLKLALKDMGIATVQTGVGDRYVLEEMLRGGFTLGGEQSGHVINREFATTGDGTLTALTLANEVVRTGRSLKELAADFPQLPQQLINVPNVDKLAAPTNAKVQAAVEREEALLGETGRVLLRPSGTEPLVRVMAEAETQQQADEVCHRLAQVVADELSL
- a CDS encoding peptide deformylase, which encodes MTVRNATTWNQEVEQLLHDAGRKHLLPIVQAGEVVLRQQTERVDGQLSRRTLARLINAMRITMLEAPGVGLAGPQIGVGLAIAVVEDHVRADDESGDDYDAGIVDTAEDEEYDDPREIAELPFHEIINPSYEPIGDATRSFYEGCLSFDGYQAVRRRWLDITARWEDAKGKQHEEHLHGWPARIFQHETDHLSGELYIDKAEIRSLTTNENLEELWSYDPTPSDAAKELGFVL
- a CDS encoding SDR family oxidoreductase — protein: MAETSATTRSSSSSVKRAVVTGASSGIGAETARVLAKDGWHVVLLARREEKLQALAKEIEAAGGSTSYQVCDITDEASTDAAVAAIVAEGPVKALINCAGGAIGKDPVATADLDDWRGMYELNVIGTLRITQKLLPTLKESEGTVLIVSSTAGIEPYEGGAGYCASKFAERVMARVLRLEQIGEPVRIIDVSPGMVKTEEFSLKRFGGDASKAAGVYDGVPDPLDAGDVAESIRWAIDLPDTVDVDSLVIRPRAEGSYTKVYRQ
- a CDS encoding LysE family translocator, with protein sequence MLTFFLQGAIAGLAIAIPVGSSSALTMTIGARYGWKSGLAAGAGSGLVLGVFAFLAVFLGKLVSPVIQRIAPVLQWVSFAILLTMGVFMLLGAIKALKTANSGAEVESDDTSGGALNNPWKAFAVLVTATLANPVAIVYFATLVLSLPPGINNPQNGVMFCLGVLLPSLCWMLLLSLAGVAIGMVLKGRYAQFATGVFGGCAIIALAAWNAF
- a CDS encoding Ppx/GppA phosphatase family protein; amino-acid sequence: MAKHRSDTTRLGVLDIGSNTIHMLIVDAAPGSRPDPEASTKSTVRLMQYLKEDGCIKKAGIEAILAGVDQGMKLAEEYNVTQLLPMATSAIREAPNGSKILQQIEQHIGQGVVVLSGNDEARLTFLAARRWYGWDAGRLLVLDIGGGSLEVALGADEDPSLALSVPAGAGRITRELLPEGMASAKELESVREKVRDIMAPIAKAFDSEKSPDHAVATSKTFRSLARLAGNIVQTPSGDSWIMTRAQLDDWIPRLAAISPEQRVALPGITVERTVQIVGGGIVASEIMCMLDVEQVEICPWALREGSILRWLDQFGRTRLGF
- a CDS encoding aminotransferase class III-fold pyridoxal phosphate-dependent enzyme, translated to MGHEFPEDSAIWDDAVALDRAHVFHSWSAQKKIHPFEIVTGHGSTLVDAEGKEYLDFTSQLVNVNIGYQHPKVLAGIAEQSQLMCTLGPGYANLARGRAANLVAKRAPEGFSKVFFTNAGADANENAIRAARQFTGRDKIISSYRSYHGNTGAAISATGDWRRKPNDFSRGHVHIMTPYLYRSPFFAQTEDEECARALEHFEQVVRFEGPDTIAAVLLESIPGTAGVMVPPKDYFKGIREITRKYGILMITDEVMAGFGRTGEWFALDAFDYVPDLISFAKGCNSGYVPAGGVIFSDEIAHSFDERVFPGGLTYSGHPLAMASIVAAQEAMEAEDIVGNAHRVGEDVISAGLNDLKSKHEHIGDVRGKGVMWVAEMVADRKSKDMLDGETMSAIHSKAMDAGLLVDVHDNRIHVVPPCVITPEEAKRGIDILDGVLSELGL
- a CDS encoding MFS transporter — encoded protein: MSSSSSQASESASVSKPLNSPARVIAASLVGTTVEFYDFYVYATAAVLVFPKLFFPVANDTASLLASFAVFGAAMVARPIGAVFYGHMGDKRGRKATLVASLLTMGIATFVIGLLPTYNHIGIIAPILLLLLRLTQGFAIGGEWSGAALVATENAPADKRAWYGTFPQLGAPIGFIIANGLFLIINFLLPHPTSSLMQSEAFLSWGWRIPFIFSSVMVAIGLWVRFKLVESDAFKKAQKQGAIVKVPFVDTMKHHFKAVVLGTFAMLATYVLFYLMTTFSLSYGTKPTTATPAGLGITYTDFVIMQIIGVVFFGVFTLLSGPMADSMGRRKLLLIITSIIIVFALAFPLFLDHKSGTPVNTVLVEVFLIIGFSLMGVTFGPMGALLPEMFPTNVRYTGSAIAYNVSSILGAALAPIIATALWSLAGGSTWLVGVYLAVASVLTLISLLLMKETKGVDYTGVAGVENDAVA